One genomic window of Oceanotoga teriensis includes the following:
- a CDS encoding metal ABC transporter solute-binding protein, Zn/Mn family gives MKRLISLLITVIIVFGVIFSLILFNNKSVNSNSNLNIVSTTGMINDIVINIAGDKAETISLMGSGVDPHLYKASESDVSKMENANIIFHNGLHLEGKMAEVFENMKKLGKTTVEVSEDIPENMLLEPDDGYGTHDPHIWFNVNLWIMASEKVYETLSDYDKKNSEYYKKNYENYIRSLNELNDYVIKKVKEVPEDKRVLITAHDAFNYFGNAYGFSVKGIQGISTSSEAGTKDIIELADYIAKNKIKAIFIESSIPKRNIQALQEAVKSRGFNVEIGGELFSDAMGDAGSFEGTYYGMVKHNVDTIVNALK, from the coding sequence ATGAAAAGATTAATTTCTTTGTTGATAACAGTAATTATAGTTTTTGGTGTCATTTTTTCTTTGATTCTTTTTAACAATAAAAGTGTAAATTCAAATTCGAATTTGAATATAGTTTCAACTACTGGTATGATTAATGATATAGTGATTAATATAGCTGGTGATAAAGCTGAGACTATATCTCTTATGGGATCTGGTGTAGATCCACATCTTTATAAAGCTTCTGAAAGTGATGTCAGCAAGATGGAAAATGCAAATATAATATTCCACAATGGTTTACACCTTGAAGGAAAGATGGCTGAAGTTTTTGAAAATATGAAAAAACTTGGTAAAACAACGGTAGAAGTTTCAGAAGATATTCCAGAAAATATGCTTTTAGAACCTGATGACGGGTATGGAACTCATGATCCACATATATGGTTTAATGTGAATTTATGGATCATGGCTTCTGAAAAAGTATATGAGACTTTATCAGATTATGATAAGAAAAATTCTGAATATTATAAAAAGAATTATGAAAATTATATAAGATCTTTAAATGAATTAAACGATTATGTCATTAAAAAAGTTAAAGAAGTTCCTGAAGATAAAAGAGTGCTCATAACTGCTCATGATGCTTTTAATTATTTTGGAAATGCGTATGGATTTTCAGTTAAGGGAATTCAAGGTATTTCTACCTCGTCTGAAGCTGGAACAAAAGATATAATAGAACTTGCAGATTATATAGCAAAAAACAAAATTAAAGCTATTTTTATAGAATCTTCTATTCCAAAAAGAAATATTCAAGCTTTGCAAGAAGCCGTAAAATCAAGAGGTTTTAATGTTGAAATAGGTGGAGAGTTATTCTCAGATGCTATGGGTGATGCTGGAAGTTTTGAAGGAACATATTATGGAATGGTTAAGCATAATGTAGATACTATAGTGAATGCTTTAAAATAA
- a CDS encoding metal ABC transporter ATP-binding protein, whose protein sequence is MSQYALEVNDLTVAYKNKPVLWDIDLEVPENNLMAIVGPNGAGKSTFIKAVLNIIKPIAGSVLIKGNSYKENIEKVGYVPQRGSVDWDFPTTVLDVVSMGAYRKLGWIKLPGKKEKDEAISVLKKVGMEKFANRQISQLSGGQQQRVFLARALLQNADIYFMDEPFQGVDATTEKAIINILKELREQGKTVIVVHHDLQTVKEYFDSVTILNVRKIASGPVEQVFTEENLHKAYGGSISFLRERLGK, encoded by the coding sequence ATGTCACAATACGCTTTAGAAGTCAACGATTTAACTGTAGCATATAAAAATAAACCTGTTTTATGGGATATTGATTTAGAAGTTCCTGAAAATAATCTTATGGCAATAGTCGGTCCGAATGGAGCTGGTAAATCTACTTTCATAAAAGCAGTTTTGAATATAATAAAGCCAATTGCTGGTAGTGTTTTAATAAAAGGTAATTCTTATAAAGAAAATATTGAAAAAGTTGGTTATGTGCCTCAGAGAGGTTCTGTTGATTGGGATTTCCCAACTACCGTATTAGATGTTGTCAGTATGGGAGCTTATAGAAAACTTGGCTGGATAAAACTTCCAGGTAAAAAAGAAAAAGATGAAGCAATCTCTGTTTTAAAAAAAGTTGGAATGGAAAAATTTGCTAATAGACAAATAAGTCAATTATCCGGCGGACAACAACAAAGAGTATTTTTGGCAAGAGCTTTACTTCAAAATGCCGATATATACTTTATGGATGAACCATTTCAAGGTGTAGATGCAACAACTGAAAAAGCTATAATTAATATATTGAAGGAATTAAGAGAACAAGGCAAAACAGTTATAGTCGTGCATCATGATCTTCAAACAGTAAAAGAATATTTTGATTCTGTAACAATTTTAAATGTTAGAAAAATAGCTTCTGGACCGGTAGAGCAAGTTTTTACTGAAGAAAACTTACATAAAGCTTATGGCGGAAGTATATCTTTTTTAAGAGAAAGACTGGGAAAGTGA
- a CDS encoding metal ABC transporter permease, whose protein sequence is MDILKMFFSDYTIRTVSLGAGLLSLISGVLGSFAVLRKQSLIGDAISHASLPGIALVFLIFRTKDSIFLALGAIAISWIAALLINAIVDNTKIKYDSALGIILSVFFGFGMVLLTLVQKLPDANQAGLDKYLFGQAASLLAKDIINMSILGSISLIILLIFWKEFKLLSFDSEYAKSLGYNIKFLDTLLTTLIIVAIVVGLQTVGVVLMSAMLIAPAAASRQWTEKISIMVILAGILGFISGVSGAILSSTVSKLPTGPTIILIMTFITIFSFLFGSKRGLVWKWLRFKVKKTNYRKEFLIDSMYEIIKDHDNKSHEHSIDILKPILQNNNELKVYLKELQNQNIINIKNYNWSFTQKGIQAMKRKEVKE, encoded by the coding sequence ATGGATATATTAAAAATGTTTTTTAGCGACTATACTATAAGAACTGTGAGTTTAGGTGCCGGCCTATTAAGTCTCATAAGTGGTGTTTTAGGATCTTTTGCTGTTTTGAGAAAACAATCTTTAATCGGTGATGCAATTTCTCATGCATCTTTACCAGGAATAGCCTTAGTTTTTTTAATCTTTAGAACTAAAGATAGTATTTTTTTGGCACTTGGAGCAATAGCAATATCTTGGATTGCAGCTCTATTGATAAATGCAATAGTTGATAATACAAAAATAAAATATGATAGTGCATTGGGAATAATATTGTCCGTTTTTTTTGGTTTTGGTATGGTTCTTTTAACCCTTGTTCAAAAATTACCCGATGCAAATCAAGCTGGATTAGATAAATATTTATTTGGACAAGCAGCATCTCTGTTGGCAAAAGATATAATCAATATGTCAATACTTGGAAGTATATCTCTTATAATTTTATTGATATTTTGGAAAGAATTTAAGCTTTTAAGTTTTGATTCAGAGTATGCAAAATCTTTAGGTTATAATATAAAATTTCTTGATACATTATTAACGACTTTGATAATAGTCGCAATAGTAGTTGGACTTCAAACTGTAGGAGTAGTTCTAATGAGTGCAATGCTTATAGCTCCAGCAGCAGCATCCAGACAGTGGACAGAAAAAATTTCCATTATGGTTATATTAGCTGGAATACTTGGTTTCATTTCAGGTGTTTCTGGTGCAATTTTAAGTTCAACTGTTTCAAAATTGCCTACAGGACCGACTATTATTTTAATAATGACATTTATAACTATATTTTCATTCTTATTTGGAAGTAAAAGAGGTTTAGTTTGGAAATGGTTGAGATTTAAAGTGAAAAAAACAAATTATAGAAAAGAATTTTTAATAGATTCTATGTATGAAATAATAAAAGATCATGATAATAAAAGTCATGAACATTCAATAGATATATTAAAACCAATACTGCAAAATAATAATGAGTTAAAGGTGTATCTAAAAGAATTACAAAACCAAAATATTATAAATATAAAAAACTATAATTGGTCTTTTACTCAAAAAGGTATACAAGCCATGAAAAGAAAAGAGGTGAAAGAATAA
- a CDS encoding metal ABC transporter permease, whose amino-acid sequence MGIRQIEIQLIASIVAVAASLPGNFLILRKMSMMSDAISHSILPGIVIGFFIAGSISSPILAIGAALTGVLTVWLVEVLNKSKLINEDASIGIVFPALFSIGVILITKFAGNVHLDTDAVLLGELAFAPFDRIIINGIDIGPKSLIMMSVILLVNLIFIFIFYKELKISTFDPSLAESMGFKPEVMHYALMTVVSITAVGSFEAVGSILLVALMIAIPATSYLLTDELSKMILLSSLIGIITAISGYWSAHLLDVSISGSMASMAGIIFFIVLFLSPKHGILTMLKRRKNLKLEFAKMALTIHLQNHEEEEESSINHLYDHFSWNEKFADKVIKNSIKDSLIKIENNMIFLTEKGITFADKSLKALRIENFK is encoded by the coding sequence ATGGGAATACGACAAATAGAGATACAATTAATCGCATCAATCGTAGCAGTAGCAGCCTCTTTACCAGGAAATTTTTTAATACTTAGAAAAATGTCCATGATGAGTGATGCCATAAGTCATTCTATCCTTCCAGGTATAGTAATAGGATTTTTTATAGCTGGTAGTATAAGTTCACCTATATTAGCAATAGGAGCAGCTTTAACTGGCGTTTTAACTGTATGGCTTGTAGAAGTTTTGAATAAAAGTAAACTCATAAATGAAGATGCTTCTATTGGTATAGTATTTCCAGCACTTTTTTCAATAGGTGTAATATTAATAACAAAATTTGCAGGGAATGTTCATTTAGACACAGACGCAGTTTTATTGGGTGAACTTGCTTTCGCACCATTTGACAGAATTATAATAAATGGAATAGATATAGGTCCTAAAAGTCTTATAATGATGAGTGTAATACTTTTGGTAAATTTAATTTTTATTTTTATATTCTATAAAGAACTTAAAATATCAACATTTGATCCATCTTTAGCAGAATCTATGGGTTTTAAGCCCGAAGTGATGCATTATGCACTGATGACAGTAGTTTCAATAACAGCAGTTGGATCTTTTGAAGCAGTTGGATCTATACTTTTAGTTGCTTTGATGATAGCAATACCTGCGACATCGTATTTATTAACTGATGAATTATCAAAAATGATATTACTTTCTTCATTGATAGGTATAATAACTGCCATCTCAGGCTATTGGAGTGCCCATTTATTGGATGTCTCTATATCTGGTTCTATGGCATCTATGGCTGGTATAATATTTTTTATAGTTTTATTTTTATCTCCAAAACACGGAATTTTGACAATGTTAAAAAGAAGGAAAAATCTAAAATTAGAATTCGCTAAGATGGCTTTGACAATACATTTACAAAATCATGAAGAAGAAGAAGAGAGTTCTATAAATCATTTATATGATCATTTTAGTTGGAATGAAAAGTTTGCAGATAAAGTCATTAAAAACTCAATTAAAGACTCTTTGATTAAAATAGAAAATAATATGATATTTCTAACAGAAAAAGGTATTACATTTGCAGATAAATCTCTAAAAGCACTTCGAATAGAAAATTTCAAATAA
- a CDS encoding MarR family winged helix-turn-helix transcriptional regulator has protein sequence MLEKLKLENQLCFKFYDISKKIIKLYKPILEKVDLSYTQYLVMLVLWENKEMDFKTLGEKVNLKTGTLTPLLKKMEKAGLLNRIRKEDDERKVNIKITQKGIELQKKAEDIPDCILKSMNLSLEEYEILMNTLNKLSSKFE, from the coding sequence ATGTTAGAGAAGTTAAAACTTGAAAATCAATTATGCTTTAAGTTTTATGATATATCAAAAAAAATAATAAAACTTTATAAACCAATATTAGAAAAAGTGGATCTGAGTTATACACAATACCTCGTTATGCTTGTGTTATGGGAAAATAAAGAAATGGATTTTAAAACTCTTGGTGAAAAAGTGAATTTAAAAACAGGAACATTAACACCACTCTTAAAAAAGATGGAAAAAGCGGGTCTTTTGAATAGAATAAGAAAAGAAGATGATGAAAGAAAAGTAAATATAAAAATTACGCAAAAAGGAATAGAACTTCAAAAAAAAGCTGAAGATATACCAGATTGTATATTAAAGAGTATGAACCTTTCGCTTGAAGAATATGAAATACTTATGAATACTTTAAATAAATTGAGTTCTAAATTTGAATAA
- the htpG gene encoding molecular chaperone HtpG translates to MAERKQFQTETKQLLDLMINSIYTHKEIFLRELISNASDAIDKLRFESIKNPDILGEDKNLCINLSYDEENLYIEDNGIGLNYEDAVENLGTIAKSGTKVFMEKLKDLKNEKDEMDLIGQFGVGFYSAFMVADEVIVESLKYDQPSEKAIKWVSKGDGEYEIENINKEKRGTKITLHIRKDLNDFKILDEFIIKDLIKKYSNYIKYPIKMEVTEYKEEGKQEKEIKTLNSMESLWRKNKSQIKDEEYNQFYKENFYDWNDPLKTIHFKAEGSTIQFTALLFIPSKAPFNYYTKEFKRGLNLYSKNVFIMEKYEELLPKYFSFVKGLIDSPDFSLNISREILQHSRNIELIKKNIEKKITSELKTLIKDEREKYIEFWEEFGRGIKAGLYESIDSKDKVEDLLLFKSSNENKYITLSEYKERMKEDQKYILYAVGDSISYIESLPQMEMIKEKGFEVIYLLDEVDEFLIQMLNNYKEIEFKSISSSDLELGNKEEKDLKQEENKDLLGKLKELLKDKVEDVRVTDKLKKSPACIVSSDDNISINMQKILKQMDGNMPFNAKRVLELNPEHQVFNKLKDIYQEDSDSIELSDIAYILYNQALLVEGIELENPAEFAEKISNLLIK, encoded by the coding sequence ATGGCTGAAAGAAAACAATTTCAAACAGAAACTAAACAACTTTTAGATCTCATGATAAACTCTATATATACACATAAAGAGATTTTTCTAAGAGAATTAATATCTAATGCATCTGATGCAATAGATAAATTGAGATTTGAATCTATAAAAAACCCAGATATTCTTGGTGAAGATAAAAACCTATGTATAAATTTATCTTATGATGAAGAAAATTTATATATCGAAGATAATGGAATAGGTTTAAATTATGAAGATGCTGTAGAAAATCTTGGAACTATTGCAAAATCTGGTACAAAAGTTTTTATGGAAAAACTCAAAGATTTAAAGAACGAAAAAGATGAAATGGATTTAATAGGACAATTCGGTGTTGGATTTTACTCTGCCTTCATGGTAGCAGATGAAGTTATAGTAGAAAGTCTTAAATATGATCAACCTTCAGAAAAAGCAATAAAATGGGTTTCTAAAGGTGACGGGGAATATGAAATAGAAAATATAAACAAAGAAAAAAGGGGAACAAAGATTACTTTACATATAAGAAAAGATTTGAATGATTTTAAAATACTTGATGAATTTATAATAAAAGATTTAATAAAAAAATATTCGAACTATATAAAATATCCAATAAAAATGGAAGTTACAGAATATAAAGAAGAAGGCAAGCAAGAAAAAGAAATAAAAACATTAAACTCGATGGAATCATTATGGAGAAAGAATAAATCTCAGATAAAAGATGAAGAATACAATCAATTCTATAAAGAAAATTTTTATGATTGGAATGATCCATTAAAAACTATTCATTTTAAAGCTGAAGGATCTACAATACAGTTTACAGCATTATTATTTATACCTTCTAAAGCACCATTTAACTATTATACAAAAGAATTTAAAAGAGGGCTAAACCTATATTCTAAAAATGTTTTCATAATGGAAAAATATGAAGAACTTCTTCCTAAATATTTTTCTTTTGTAAAAGGTCTCATAGATTCTCCAGATTTTTCTTTAAATATTTCAAGAGAAATACTTCAACATTCGAGAAATATAGAACTTATAAAAAAGAATATAGAAAAGAAAATAACATCTGAATTAAAAACTCTCATAAAAGATGAAAGAGAAAAATACATAGAGTTCTGGGAAGAATTTGGTAGAGGTATAAAAGCTGGATTATATGAATCTATTGATTCAAAAGACAAAGTTGAAGATTTACTCTTGTTCAAGAGCTCAAATGAAAATAAATATATAACATTATCCGAATATAAAGAAAGAATGAAAGAAGATCAAAAATACATCTTATATGCTGTTGGAGATAGTATTTCATATATAGAATCTTTACCACAGATGGAAATGATTAAAGAAAAAGGATTTGAAGTTATATACCTATTAGATGAAGTAGATGAATTCTTAATACAGATGCTCAATAATTATAAAGAAATAGAGTTTAAGTCTATAAGTTCATCTGATTTAGAACTTGGAAATAAAGAAGAAAAAGATTTAAAACAAGAAGAAAATAAAGATTTGCTTGGCAAATTAAAAGAACTTTTAAAAGATAAAGTTGAGGATGTAAGAGTTACAGATAAACTAAAAAAATCTCCAGCCTGTATCGTGAGTTCAGATGATAATATATCTATAAATATGCAAAAAATATTAAAGCAAATGGATGGAAATATGCCTTTTAATGCAAAAAGAGTTCTTGAATTGAATCCAGAACATCAAGTATTTAATAAATTAAAAGATATATATCAAGAAGATTCTGATTCTATAGAACTTTCAGATATTGCATATATATTATATAATCAAGCTTTACTTGTTGAAGGTATAGAACTTGAAAACCCTGCAGAATTTGCAGAAAAAATTTCAAATTTATTAATAAAATAA